The nucleotide window AAGACTATTTGGCTCTGGAAATAGCATCTGATAGTCGTCATGAATACCGCCACGGAGAAATCATCCCGACGACTGGGGGAACTCCTGCCCACAACGAAATTACTCGCATGTTGGTGTTTTTGCTCACGGCTGACTTGCGAAAGCAGCCCTACAGCATTTTTGTGACGGATCAGCGCCTCTGGATTCCAGACTTAGATCACTATACCTACCCCGACATAATGGTGACGGCCCGCCCCCCAGAGCTAAAACCAGGCCGCAAAGATACGGTGATGAATCCGATTTTGGTAGCGGAGGTTCTCTCCGACTCCACGGAAAAATATGACCGGGGCGACAAGTTTGAGGCATATCGCACGGTTCCGTCTTTTCA belongs to Candidatus Obscuribacterales bacterium and includes:
- a CDS encoding Uma2 family endonuclease; translated protein: DYLALEIASDSRHEYRHGEIIPTTGGTPAHNEITRMLVFLLTADLRKQPYSIFVTDQRLWIPDLDHYTYPDIMVTARPPELKPGRKDTVMNPILVAEVLSDSTEKYDRGDKFEAYRTVPSFQEYLLIAQNKPHVEQYVRQSENQWLFTEYRGLEQSLTLVSVNVTIALADLYEVIT